In Streptomyces nojiriensis, the sequence CGAGTCCCGCCCGTCTGCCGTACCGGCGTACGTGGTCGCCTACCGTGCCGGACACACCGCGGGCAAGGCCGTCTACGACTCGACGGGGAAGGGCGCGGCCGTGCGCGAGACCGTATGGGGCGGCTGTACGCGCCGGGCCCTGCAGGCCGGCAGCGACGCCGAGGTGGATCGTGGCTCCTGGGTGCGAGGCTGCCTCCACGGCGTCACCAACGGCCCAGAGCGGTTGCCCACCGGCCCCGTGACCGAGCGGACCGCGGATTCGGAGATGCTGGAGCGGTTCCGCGCCCGGGCTCGCACCAAGGGTGAAGCGCCGCAGGTCGACCACGCCCGCGCGCTGGTCGTGGCCCGACTGACCGAACACGACTATGACGTCGAACTGAGCACGGACTACTCGGCAGGCTCGGGAACGCCCGAAGCCGAATCGCTTGCCCGGAGTTTCGTCGAGTCGTGGGACGGCGATAGCGGCCGGGACGGTACCGCCAGGAACGTGCTGGTCCTCGGGCCGTCCGGAGAGAGGCTGGCCGCGCAGCGCATCTGAGCAGCGGCAACGGCCCCGTATCACCGGCCCCTTCGGGAGGCGTCCCGCCGTGGGATCGGGGTCGCGCCGCATCGGCCGGCTGCGGCGCGCCCGCACGGGGTCAGGAGGTGCGCTTCAGGGTCCAGGTGTTGGGGTTGAAGCTGGGGACGGCGGAGTAGCGACAGCCACTCGAGTAGTAGGTGTTGGTGATGGTCCAGCCGGCGGGCGGCCACGTGGACGCACAGGCGTTGACCTGGGTGCCGACCGGGTAGCCTCTGAGGTCCTTGATCTGCTTGGTGTTGGGCGTGAAGCCGGAGCCGCACCCGCCGCTGTTCCACCACTGGGCGTCCACCCAGCCGTCCGGGGTGAGCGTGCTGGAGCACATGGTGAGCGTGTCGCCGGGCGCCGCCGAGGCGGGGCTCACGGCGATGGCGAGGGCGGTGACGGCCATGGTGGCCAGAGCGGCGGCGTGACGGATGCGGATCACGGGACGTTCCTTCCTGGGTGCGCTGGGATCGCTGCCGACCATCGGCAGGTGTATCAGGCACCGGGTCATTGCTATCCGACCGGTTCGGACTCCAGAAAGTCACCTTTTGGGCATATCTCGGCGATGGTTTAGAGCCGCCGCGGCACCCGGCTCCGAAGCCGCGGTCAGCCGATCGGCTGCCGCATCTCGGTACGCACCTTGAGGGTCGTCGCGGCGGTCTTGGCGAGGTCGACGTCCCAGGCCTTCTGCTGCGCGGTCTCCTCGCTGACGAGGCCGACCGTGGCTCCGGTGTTCTCGTCGGCCCAGGCGCACATCGGCAGGGAGCTGTCGGCCCCGCCCTGCCGTACCGTCAGCACCTGGCAGGACAAGGTGACGTCGGAGCCGGGGGGCGTGATGTCCCGCGCGCGGACCGCGACGAACGCGCCTTCGGAGTCCGCGGCGCCGCGCAGCATCTTCTTGCGGGCTCCCGCGGAGTCCTTGAACCGGCCGTACATCCCCGAGACCAGCAGGGCGCCCGACTCCTTCGGGGACTCGGAGGCGTACTGGGCCACGACCGGCTTCGGATCGTGGACCTTCGCGTCGTAGGTGCCCTCCAGCGCTTTCCTGCCGTCGGTCTCCGAACGGTCCTGGAGCAGCTCGTACTTGCCGTCCACGAGGGTCTTGGGAACGGTGAGCCGGTACCGGGCCTCGGGGAAGCCGGATCCGGTCAGCCTGACTGCGACCGCGCCGATCGCGCCGAGCACCAGCACCGCTCCCGCGACGATCCCGATCACCATGCCGACCCGGTTCCTGCGCGGCGGCGTGCCCGTCGGGGGCTGCCCCCACCCTCCTTGACCGGGGTACGGCTGCGGCGGGTACGGCTGCCCCGGGTACGGCTGCTGCTGCGCGGCGTACGGCTGGCCGCCGTAGGGGTTCGGGGGCTGCGGGGGCCCGTACGGGCCGGGGGGTTGCTGGGGCGGCGGCATGCTCATGCCCAAACGTTACGTCAGCCCCACGCACCGCAAAGTTCCGGCCGCCGTCCGCGGTCGCGGGGACGGCCCTCGGATTCCATTCTCTGCGGGCCGGGTGGACGCGTGATCTGGGCCGGAACCCGCCCTGGTAAGTAGGATCAAGGAATGTCTGACACGACCGAAACTACGCCCGGCTGGCTGAGCAGCGACGAGCTGGAAATGGCCCGGGCCCAGATGCCGATCCTCTACGTCGAGGCCGTCCCCGTACGCGTGGACGACACCGGCGAAGTCACCACCATCGGACTGCTCCTGCGGATCGGGGCGGACGGGGCGATCAGCCGGGCCCTGGTGTCCGGCCGTGTCATGCACCACGAGCGGATCCGTGACGCGCTCCTGCGCCACCTGGAGAAGGACCTGGGCCCCGTGGCGCTCCCCCGCATCCCCGCCTCCCTGCAACCCTTCACGGTCGCCGAGTACTTCCCCACGGCGGGCATCACCCCCTACCACGACCCTCGCCAGCACGCGGTGTCCCTCGCCTACATCGTGCCCGTCACGGGTGACTGCCGCCCCCGTCAGGACGCCCTGGACCTGGTCTGGTTCAGCCCTCAGGAAGCCCTCTCGGCCGCCGTGCAGGGCGAGATGCCGGGCGGTCACGCGGCCCTGCTGAAGCAGGCGCTCGCGCATGTGGGGTACACGTACTGAAGTCGCCGCGCACCCCGCGCGGCGCTCCACACCCGGCTCCGGTCGCTCCCGGCGGCATCCGCAGCGGCAGCGACCGGACCGGGTCCCGCACTCCCCCGGCTACGAGTTCTGCGCCGGGGCGAACTTCGTGAGGATCAGCAGCGTGTCGACGAGGTCCTCGCCGGTCGCCAGGCGGCGCAGCTGTTGCCCGAAGACCAGGGCCACGGCCACGCCGGCCAGGCGTTCGGGGTCCGGGACGCCGAGTTGGGTCAGGATCCGGGTGGCCAGCAGGTCGTAGGCGGCGAAGCACTCGGCCGCGGCGGCGCGCAGCCGTTCGTCGCGGCCGGCCTGGACGTACAGCTCGAACGGCGCGATGTGGCGGCTGTCGAAGGCGTTGCCTCCCGCCACCTGCGCCACCACCTCGGCCGCCTGCCCGATGTCGAACTGCTCGTCGGTGCATTCGTCCGCGAGCGCCGTGAAGTGCCGGGTCTCCTCGGCCACGAAGTGCAGCAGGCTCTCGCGCAGCAGCTCGTGCTGGGTCGCGAAGTGGTAGGTGACGGAGCCGAGGGAGACCCCGGCCTCCTTGGCGATCCGCCGGTTGGTGACGGCGGCGATGCCGTCCTGCCCGATGATCCGCAGTACGGCGTCGATGATGCTCTGGCGGGTGTCGGAGGCATGGGACATGGCGCAATTCTGCCCCATCGGCCGACCCGACCGCCGGGGCGGGGGCGGGGAGTTGGGGACCACGGGGTGTGGACAGGGAGCGGCGCCGTCCATACTGTTCGTTCGAACGAACAGTTGAGGGATCTCGCCAGCCGCACGGGAGTGGTCGTGGACATATCCGGATCGAACGTTCTACTCACCGGCGCCACCGGAGGCATCGGCGCCGCCCTGGCCGCGCGCCTGACCGCGCAGGGGGCCCGCCTCACGGTCACCGGGCGGCGGGAGGAAGCCCTCAAGGCCACCGCCGAGGCCTGCGGCGCGCGTACCGTGATCGCCGATCTGGCCGTCCGGTCCGACGTCCTCGACCTCGCCGAGAGCTGCGCGGAGGCGGACATCCTCGTGGCGAACGCCGCCCTGCCCGCCAGCGGCGACCTCCTGGACTACACCGAGGACCAGCTCGACCGCGCCCTCGACGTCAACCTCCGTGCCCCCGTCCTGCTCTCCCGGCTGCTCGCGGAGCGCATGGTGGGCCGCGGCCGCGGCCACATCGTGCTGGTCGGCTCCATTTCCGGCAAGGCGGCCACCAAGTCGACCTCCCTGTACAACGCGACGAAGTTCGGCCTGCGCGGTTTCGCGCTCGCCCTGCGCCAGGAGCTCCGGGGTACGGGGGTGGGGGTGTCCCTGGTCCAGCCGGGCTTCGTCCGCGACGCCGGAATGTTCGCGGCCACCGGTGCCACCACCCCGAACGGCATCAGGACCGTCACGCCCGGCCAGGTCGCCGACGGCGTCGTACGAGCCGTCCGCCGCGACCGGTGCGAGGTCAACGTCGCGCCGCTGGAGCTGCGGCTGCTGAGCGCAGTCGCCGGACAGTTCCCCGGCTTCGCCGAGCGCGTCCAGGCCCGTATGGACCTCGACGGGTCCGTGCGGCAGATCGTCGAGGCCCAGCGCGCACGCCGTTAGGCCGTCTCTTTCAGCACGTAGCGGGCCCTCACCCTCGCACCAGCACGCACGCCTTCCCTGCACCCCACGTGAACGGAGAGCACGGCTGTGCCGAGTGACCACCTCCCGAGCGATGCGCCCCACCCCTCCCATGACGCCGCCCACGACGCCGCCCCCGGCTCCGGCCCGCGGGTCGAGCGCCGGTCCCTGCTCCGCCTGGGGGCCCTGCTCGCCGCGGGCGGAGCCGCCGCGCTGGTTCCCGCACCCGTCGCACACGCCGCGACGCGGGGCCAGGGCACCGACACGGTCACCACCACCTACCGCGGCCGCTCCCCCTACGGCACCGACCAGTGGGCGTACGTCCCCTTCGACGTCCCCGCCGGAGTCCGGCGGATCTCCGTCGCCACCACCCACGACGCCGCCGCCGGCATCCTGGACCTCGGCATCTTCGGCCCGGCCGGCTTCCGCGGCTGGTCGGGCGGCGCCCGCTCCGGTTTCACCCTCTCCGCGGCGGACGCCACCCCCGGCTATGTGCCCGGCCCCGTCGAGCCCGGCGCCTGGTCGGTCATCCTGGGGCCGATGGTCGGCAGCGCCGGCGGTATGGACTGGCAGGTCGACGTCACCGTGCACCTCGGGGAACCGCTGCCCCGGACCCCGTACGACATCCTGCCGGGCTCGGTGGCCGGGCGGGGCCCCGGCTGGTACCGCGGCGACCTGCACCTGCACAGCGTCCACTCCGACGGGCAGCGCACGGTGGAGGAGATCGTCGCGGCCGCCCGCCAGGAAGGGCTGCACTTCATCGCCACGTCCGACCACAACACCAGCTCCACCGGCGTGACCTGGCGCGGCAACATCCCGACCGACCTGCTGGTCGTCAACGCCGAGGAGGTCACCACCCGCCACGGCCACTGGCTGGCCGTCGGACTGCCGCAGGGCGAATGGGTGGACTGGCGCTACGGGCCCGCGGACCAGGGAGCCTTCGAGGGCCAGGTCCGGCGCGTGCACAGTCTGGGCGGACTCACGATCGCCGCCCATCCGCTCACTCCGGCGGCGGGATCCTTCTGGGAGTTCGGCCTCGACCGCGTGGACGCGCTGGAGGTGTGGAACGGACCGTGGACCCTGGACGACGCGGCCAACATCGCCGCCTGGCACGTCATGCTCTGCCTCGGCAAGCGGGTCGCCGCCGTCGGCAACAGCGACGCGCACAGCCCGGCGGACGCCGTAGGCCGGCCCCACAACGTCGTGTACGCCGCCGGCCTGTCGACGCCCGCCGTCCTGGACGCGCTGCGGCTGGGCCGGTCGTACGCCGTCGAATCCGCGGCCGTGACCCTGGACTTCACCGCCCGCACCGGCGGAGCGGTCGCGGGACCGGGTGAGGAACTGCCCCTGTCGTTCTTCGACGCCGTCGACGTGACCTTGAACGTGACGGGTGCTCCAGACAGCATCGCCACCCTGTACACCGAATGGGGAATCATGGCCGCCACCTGCATCGACGGCAGCGGCACGGGGCAGCTGCGCTGGCGCGGCTGGGGCAAGGCCTCCTTGTTCGCCCGGGCCGAGGTCCGCCGGCCCAAGCCCGCCTCCACCACCCTGGACCAACTGGTGGCCATCACCAACCCGGTGTGGTTCTACTCCGCGCAACTGCCCCCGTACGACGTCGAACGGCGGGTGCTCTTCCACACCGAGCGCCGCCCCGACGGGTCGTGGAGCGGCATGCGTCCACTGCCGGGTGCCGCCGATGCCGGATCCGGCTCGGTCTCCGGCTCGTTCGCGGGGGTCCAGAGCGCCGTGGCCGGCATGGCGGACGGCTCGGCGGTGGTGCTGGGCATCGCACCCGACAACGGCCTGTGGCTGACCGTCGTACGGGATTCGGCCACGCTGCAGCCCTGGCAGCGTGTCACGGGGCCGGACGGCTCGTCCGGATTCGCCGTGCGGGAGGCGGACATCGCGGCCTTCCCCGACGGCACCTGCCAGATCGTGGTGACGGCCATGGACGGCACCGCCTTCCACCAGCAGCGCCGGGCCGACGGCGGACTGCCCGGGTTCCGGGCCCTGCCCGGCTTCACCGCGAAGAGCCGCTGGGGCGCCACGAAGGTGTCGATCGCCGCCCTGCCCGACGGGTCAGCCCAACTGCTCGGTTACGGCACGGACGGTGCCATGTACCACTGTGCGCGCGGGCGGGACGGCGCGTGGACGGCCTGGGGGCGCCTGCCCGGCTACGACGGTGCCCCGACGTTCTCCGGTCCGGCCTTGGCGATCACCGGGATGCCCGACGGGTCGTCCCAGGTCCTCGCGATCGGGCTCGACGGGATGGTGTACCACCAGCTGCGGCGGCCGGACGGTTCCTGGACCGGCTTCCGGCCCCCGCGGGGCGTCACCACGGCGACCATGGGGGCCAGCGCCATCGGCATCGCCGGGACACCCGACGGCTCGGCCCAGGTCGTGGCGGTCGGGCTCGACGGACGGATCTGGCACGCCGTCAGGAGGCCGGACGGCTCCTGGACGCCGTTCTCGCAGATACCCGGCCCGAACGGGAGGGACTCCTTCCCCGCGGGACAGGTGCGCATCACCGCCCTGCGCGACGGCTCCACGCACGTGACGGCCATCAGCGCCGGCTGAAGGGTGGTGCGGGAGCGGGGTGGCCGTCCCTCATGTGCGATGCCGCCCGTGCTTCATCGTCAGCATGGAATCACGCCATGCTTCGGTGTGGGGATGTTCGGGGCCGAGGAGGCGCTCGGCATCGCCGAGGACCTGTTCCAGCAGCGTTATGGATTCGGCGGCGCGTCCTGCCTCCCAGTAGGTGGCGGCGAGGTTGGCCTGGGTGGTGAGGGTGTCGGGGTGTTCCCGGCCCAGAGCGCGCTCACTGTCGGCGAGAGCCTGTTCTTGCAGGGTGATGGATTCGTCGGCACGCCCTGCCTGCCAGTAGGCAACAGCGAGGTTGGCCTGGGTGGTGAGGGTATCGGGGTGTTCCCGACCGAGGACGCGCCGACGGTCGGCGAGAGCCTGCTCCAGCAGGGTGATGGATTCGTCGGCACGCCCTGCCTGCCAGTAGGCAACAGCGAGGTTGGCCTGGGTGGTGAGGGTATCGGGGTGTTCCCGACCGAGGACGCGCCGACGGTCGGCGAGGACCTGTTTCTGCAGGGTGACGGCGTCGGCCGTGCGTCCTGCCTGCAAGTAGGAGGTGGCGAGGTTGGCCCGTGCGGCGAGGGTTCGCGGGTGTTCGGGGCCGAAGATGGGCTCGGCATCGGCGAGGACCTGCTCTTGCAGGGTCATCGCGTCGGCCGTGCGTCCTGCCTGAAAATACGAGGCGGCGAGATTGGACGCTGCGACGAGGGTTTGGGGATGAGCCGGGCCCACTCCGCTTCGGCGGGCGGCGAGGACCTGTTCCTGCAGGGCGATGGCCTCTGCAGTCCGTCCCGCCTGGCGGTAGGAAGAGGCGAGATTGGCCCGTGCTGTGAGCGTGCCGGGGTCATCGGGGCCCAGGATGCGGTCGGTGTCGGCGAGGACCTGCTCTTCCAGGGTGATGGATTCGATGGTGCGTCCTGCCTGCCAGTAGGACGTGGCGAGGTTGGCCCGTGCCGCGAGGGTCTGCGGGTGTTCGGGGCCGAGGAGGCGCTCGGCGTCGGCGAGGACCTGATCTTGCAGGGCGATGGCGTCGGCGGTGCGTCCTGCCTGCCAGTAGGAGGCGCCGAGGTTGGCCCGTGCGGCGAGGGTCCGTGGGTGTTCGGGGCCGAGGACGCGCTCGGCATCGTCGGTGAGTCTCTGCCAGTAGGCAGTGGCCGCTGCCGCGAGACCTGCGTCATCCAGGCTTCGGCCGGCGCGGAAGAGAACCAACGGGCCTTCCGGCTCCCAGAAGTGATCGCCGGAGTGGTCGGCGAGTACGGCGGTGTTCGATCTCAAGGTCGCGGCAAGGTCCGCGTGCGGCTGATCGACGTCCGGCCAGATACGCAGGAGGGCTTCGGCATCCGCGATGGCCAAGGCACGCAGGTCTCCTGGGGGTGTCGCTTCGCGGGCGGCCCGGGCGGTGAGAGCGTGCACGCGCACAGCGCGGGGCTCGCGGCGGGTGTCGCAGTTGAGCAGTGCGTACCGGTGCAGGGTGCGCAGAGCGGCTTGGGCCTGTTCCGATGTGACCGCGTCCGGCGGGTTCTCGGGGGTGACGGCCGCTTGGGCACGGTGCTGGGTGAGGTAGTCGCAGATGTCGGGTGTGGCCCACAGGGCCTGTGGGTGCCCGGCCGGGTCGAGGAGGGAAGCCAGGCGCAGAGCCGGTTCCGCGAGTCCTGCGGGTTCGGTGTGCTGAGCGGCATCGAGGGAGAGCAGGAGAGTGGCGGCGACCTGCCGACCGTAGCCCTCGGTGTCGGCCTCAGGGGGAAGAACCTGGTCGAGCCAGCGACGGCCGTCGGTGAAGCGGGCCAGGTAGTCGGTACAGCTCAGGCCTTCGTTGATCATGTAGGCGGCGGCGTGGCCGAGTGCGAGCGGCAGGTGCCCGAGTTCGGCGGCCAGCTCGGCGGCGGCAGTGTCCAGGAGGTGCTCGGCGTCGTCGTCGGCGAGACGGGCCTGGAGGTAGGCGGCGGCTTCGCCGGGCGTGTAGACGTCGACGTTGACCCGCCTGCGGCCACCACCGGTGATACGGGCGTCGTGCAGGCGGGTGGTGGCCAGTACCCATCCGCTGCCGGTCCGGCTCACCGGCCACCACCCGTCCATGCCCGACGGGTCGCAGATGTCGTCGAGGACGACCAGCCACCGGCGAGGCGTCGTGGCCAGCCACGACATGAACGCCCGGGCGTCGTCTTCCGGCTTCTCCCCGGCCGCGCCGGGAGCCGCTACTCGAGCTGCGGCTTGCGCGTAGAGCGTGATGACCTGCTGCACTTCGGTCGCCGGCGCCCACAACACCAGATCCGTGCCGTCCCCGAGGGCCTCGGCCGCGTAGGAGCAGGTCAGCTGCGACTTCCCCACACCACCGCCGCCGGTCAGCACGTGAGCGGGCACCGCCGCGTTCCCCGCGGAACGGGCGGCGTCGATCCGCTCCCGCAGCTCGGCGCGTGGCTGGAACGCCGAGGCCAGTGTGGGAACGGCACCGATCTCCAGCGGCCACTGCACTTCGTCTGCGGCGGCGGCCGGGTGCAGGTGGTACTCATATTGCCGGTTGTCGAAGACCTGACTGTGCGGGCCGACCGCGTTGTGGGTCGCGTTCCGGCCTGCTCCCACACCCCCGCCGCGCACGTTCATGTGCAGTGCGGGCTTCGGCTCTTCGCGCGCCGGTTGATCGACGGGTGATCCGGGTTCGGATCCGACCG encodes:
- a CDS encoding TetR/AcrR family transcriptional regulator, whose product is MSHASDTRQSIIDAVLRIIGQDGIAAVTNRRIAKEAGVSLGSVTYHFATQHELLRESLLHFVAEETRHFTALADECTDEQFDIGQAAEVVAQVAGGNAFDSRHIAPFELYVQAGRDERLRAAAAECFAAYDLLATRILTQLGVPDPERLAGVAVALVFGQQLRRLATGEDLVDTLLILTKFAPAQNS
- a CDS encoding NUDIX hydrolase family protein, whose product is MSDTTETTPGWLSSDELEMARAQMPILYVEAVPVRVDDTGEVTTIGLLLRIGADGAISRALVSGRVMHHERIRDALLRHLEKDLGPVALPRIPASLQPFTVAEYFPTAGITPYHDPRQHAVSLAYIVPVTGDCRPRQDALDLVWFSPQEALSAAVQGEMPGGHAALLKQALAHVGYTY
- a CDS encoding SDR family NAD(P)-dependent oxidoreductase, with protein sequence MDISGSNVLLTGATGGIGAALAARLTAQGARLTVTGRREEALKATAEACGARTVIADLAVRSDVLDLAESCAEADILVANAALPASGDLLDYTEDQLDRALDVNLRAPVLLSRLLAERMVGRGRGHIVLVGSISGKAATKSTSLYNATKFGLRGFALALRQELRGTGVGVSLVQPGFVRDAGMFAATGATTPNGIRTVTPGQVADGVVRAVRRDRCEVNVAPLELRLLSAVAGQFPGFAERVQARMDLDGSVRQIVEAQRARR
- a CDS encoding CehA/McbA family metallohydrolase; its protein translation is MPSDHLPSDAPHPSHDAAHDAAPGSGPRVERRSLLRLGALLAAGGAAALVPAPVAHAATRGQGTDTVTTTYRGRSPYGTDQWAYVPFDVPAGVRRISVATTHDAAAGILDLGIFGPAGFRGWSGGARSGFTLSAADATPGYVPGPVEPGAWSVILGPMVGSAGGMDWQVDVTVHLGEPLPRTPYDILPGSVAGRGPGWYRGDLHLHSVHSDGQRTVEEIVAAARQEGLHFIATSDHNTSSTGVTWRGNIPTDLLVVNAEEVTTRHGHWLAVGLPQGEWVDWRYGPADQGAFEGQVRRVHSLGGLTIAAHPLTPAAGSFWEFGLDRVDALEVWNGPWTLDDAANIAAWHVMLCLGKRVAAVGNSDAHSPADAVGRPHNVVYAAGLSTPAVLDALRLGRSYAVESAAVTLDFTARTGGAVAGPGEELPLSFFDAVDVTLNVTGAPDSIATLYTEWGIMAATCIDGSGTGQLRWRGWGKASLFARAEVRRPKPASTTLDQLVAITNPVWFYSAQLPPYDVERRVLFHTERRPDGSWSGMRPLPGAADAGSGSVSGSFAGVQSAVAGMADGSAVVLGIAPDNGLWLTVVRDSATLQPWQRVTGPDGSSGFAVREADIAAFPDGTCQIVVTAMDGTAFHQQRRADGGLPGFRALPGFTAKSRWGATKVSIAALPDGSAQLLGYGTDGAMYHCARGRDGAWTAWGRLPGYDGAPTFSGPALAITGMPDGSSQVLAIGLDGMVYHQLRRPDGSWTGFRPPRGVTTATMGASAIGIAGTPDGSAQVVAVGLDGRIWHAVRRPDGSWTPFSQIPGPNGRDSFPAGQVRITALRDGSTHVTAISAG
- a CDS encoding tetratricopeptide repeat protein yields the protein MGAGRNATHNAVGPHSQVFDNRQYEYHLHPAAAADEVQWPLEIGAVPTLASAFQPRAELRERIDAARSAGNAAVPAHVLTGGGGVGKSQLTCSYAAEALGDGTDLVLWAPATEVQQVITLYAQAAARVAAPGAAGEKPEDDARAFMSWLATTPRRWLVVLDDICDPSGMDGWWPVSRTGSGWVLATTRLHDARITGGGRRRVNVDVYTPGEAAAYLQARLADDDAEHLLDTAAAELAAELGHLPLALGHAAAYMINEGLSCTDYLARFTDGRRWLDQVLPPEADTEGYGRQVAATLLLSLDAAQHTEPAGLAEPALRLASLLDPAGHPQALWATPDICDYLTQHRAQAAVTPENPPDAVTSEQAQAALRTLHRYALLNCDTRREPRAVRVHALTARAAREATPPGDLRALAIADAEALLRIWPDVDQPHADLAATLRSNTAVLADHSGDHFWEPEGPLVLFRAGRSLDDAGLAAAATAYWQRLTDDAERVLGPEHPRTLAARANLGASYWQAGRTADAIALQDQVLADAERLLGPEHPQTLAARANLATSYWQAGRTIESITLEEQVLADTDRILGPDDPGTLTARANLASSYRQAGRTAEAIALQEQVLAARRSGVGPAHPQTLVAASNLAASYFQAGRTADAMTLQEQVLADAEPIFGPEHPRTLAARANLATSYLQAGRTADAVTLQKQVLADRRRVLGREHPDTLTTQANLAVAYWQAGRADESITLLEQALADRRRVLGREHPDTLTTQANLAVAYWQAGRADESITLQEQALADSERALGREHPDTLTTQANLAATYWEAGRAAESITLLEQVLGDAERLLGPEHPHTEAWRDSMLTMKHGRHRT